In Silene latifolia isolate original U9 population chromosome X, ASM4854445v1, whole genome shotgun sequence, the following proteins share a genomic window:
- the LOC141617112 gene encoding uncharacterized protein LOC141617112, giving the protein METRLVRGLNVRNYGSHQKDLTGKVLITGEAAPGHLPTPGLTDRKSTMLMSNEGIPDIHHDGLVITMQIGIARVLRILVDGGSSVNLTMLDVLKAMKINKDQIIKKSNDLVGFSGETKKTLREIYLPTYVEGISLYERFGVLDCLSSYNAILSKPWIHNVRTIPSTYHQCVKDQVVLDPKYPDRYVLVGSDVIDNIRLELKKRKFAPERNTIINEEVDKLLDMRMIREVMYPKWLANVVMVQKKNGATYQCLVNMMFKDQIGDTMEVYIDDMVVKLKKAENHVKDVKVAFKILEEFNMKLNPSKCHFGVSSGKFLGYMVTKRGIEASLEQIKVILGWNLLIQSKISRN; this is encoded by the exons ATGGAAACGAgactagttaggggactaaatgtgcgcaattatgggTCACATCAAAAAGATCTAACAGGAAAAGTTCTAATCACAGGGGAAGCAGCTCCAGGCCATCTCCCTACACCAGGCCTGACAGATCGGAAGTCAACTATGCTCATGAGCAACGAG GGAATCCCAGACATCCATCATGATGGCTTGGTCATTACTATGCAAATTGGCATTGCACGTGTCCTCAGAATCCTAGTAGATGGTGGCAGCTCAGTCAACTTAACCATGCTTGATgtcctgaaagccatgaagatcaatAAGGACCAGAtcataaagaaatcaaatgacttggtaggattcagtggggaAACCAAGAAAACTCTTAGAGAAATCTACCTGCCAACCTATGTTGAAGGAATCTCattatatgaaagatttggagtcctggactgccttTCATCCTACAATGCAATCTTAAGTAAACCTTGGATCCATAATGTCAGAACCATTCCTTCAACCTACCACCAGTGcgtcaaag atcaagtagTACTAGACCCtaagtaccctgacaggtatgtactGGTGGGATCTGATGTCATTGATAACATCAGACTAGAACTA AAAAAGAGAAAATTTGCCCCTGAACGCAATACAATCATTaatgaagaggtggacaaactccTAGACATgcgaatgatcagggaagtaatgtaccctaaaTGGCTGGCAAATGTGGTCATGgtgcaaaagaagaatg gggcaacctacCAATGCCTGGTTaatatgatgttcaaagaccaaattggCGACACAATGGAggtctacatagacgacatggtggtcaAATTAAAGAAGGCTGAAAATCATGTGAAGGACGTGAAAGTAGCCTTCAAAATCCTAgaagaattcaatatgaagctcaatccctccaaatgccactttggagtgtcATCAGGCAAATTCTTAGggtacatggtgacaaaaagagggattgAGGCCAGCCTAGAACAAATAAAAGTCATCCTGGGTTGGAATCTCCTAATTCAGTCAAAGATATCCAGAAATTGA